The Tenacibaculum jejuense genome includes a window with the following:
- a CDS encoding pseudouridine synthase has protein sequence MSVEIIYEDDFCLVVTKPNDVVVHHAYHSRNVREEDSLLQLLDQQFQQKFYPVHRLDRRTSGIIILTKETQYVAKFQQLFTDNQIQKKYLGVVRGFAPETRVIDSPVKGKDSNVHKEAETHLKTLQNITLNIPVKPYDTSRYSLVELSPKTGRLHQLRIHMNKISHPLLGDGKYGDKNHNAMFENNFDWSNLFLHAISLEFVHPFTEEKLYLKSSLPKNWRTLFKEFSWSYT, from the coding sequence ATGTCTGTAGAAATAATTTATGAAGATGATTTTTGTTTGGTAGTCACAAAACCTAATGATGTAGTTGTTCATCATGCATATCATTCAAGAAATGTGAGAGAAGAAGATTCTTTATTACAATTATTAGATCAACAATTTCAACAAAAATTTTATCCAGTTCATAGATTAGATAGACGAACTTCAGGAATTATAATTCTCACAAAAGAAACACAGTATGTTGCCAAGTTTCAGCAGTTATTTACAGATAATCAAATTCAGAAAAAGTATTTAGGTGTAGTTAGAGGTTTTGCTCCTGAAACAAGAGTTATTGATTCTCCTGTAAAAGGAAAAGATAGTAACGTGCATAAAGAAGCAGAAACTCATTTAAAAACACTACAGAATATAACTTTAAATATTCCTGTAAAACCTTACGATACTTCAAGGTATAGCTTAGTAGAATTGTCACCTAAAACCGGGCGATTACACCAATTAAGAATTCATATGAATAAAATTAGTCATCCACTTTTAGGAGACGGAAAATATGGCGACAAAAATCATAATGCAATGTTTGAAAATAATTTTGATTGGAGTAATTTATTTCTACATGCAATTTCTTTAGAATTTGTTCATCCGTTTACAGAAGAGAAATTATACTTAAAGTCAAGTTTACCAAAAAACTGGAGAACTCTTTTTAAAGAATTCAGTTGGAGTTACACTTAA
- a CDS encoding AraC family transcriptional regulator, producing MPRAIFENIVIQKFESVNSLEFCKYTSIRFFEILFIEKGEGNIIINDHKVSYSDKQIFILIPDDKYNLEIEKPTTVSAIKFLNSFFSDYSSKEDQIKVNEWFKKIEVIFQGANRTSQIQLNSKVEETSLLALFTVLCNEYTNDNLKSEIVLESVLHAILHIISRNVIVVKAKNKKSKIQDILNYIHFHIHNPEKLSKRHLATQFNISENYISEYFKNKMNIGLKKYMITYKIKLAETRLKYTNLTITEIAQELGFTDSSHLDKTFLNIKGVTANTFKKNNS from the coding sequence ATGCCTAGAGCCATTTTTGAAAATATTGTAATACAAAAGTTTGAAAGTGTAAATTCTTTAGAGTTTTGTAAATACACATCTATTCGTTTTTTTGAAATCCTTTTTATCGAAAAAGGAGAAGGTAATATCATTATTAATGATCATAAAGTAAGCTATTCTGATAAACAAATTTTCATATTAATTCCTGATGATAAGTACAATTTAGAAATTGAAAAACCTACAACAGTTTCAGCAATTAAATTTTTAAATAGTTTTTTTAGTGACTATTCATCTAAAGAAGATCAAATTAAAGTAAATGAATGGTTTAAGAAAATTGAAGTTATTTTCCAAGGCGCCAATAGAACTTCACAAATACAACTAAATTCAAAGGTAGAAGAAACAAGTTTACTAGCACTTTTTACTGTGCTTTGCAATGAGTATACTAACGATAATTTAAAGAGTGAAATTGTTCTAGAATCTGTACTTCATGCAATTCTTCATATTATTTCTAGAAATGTAATTGTTGTAAAAGCAAAAAACAAAAAGTCGAAAATCCAAGATATTCTCAATTATATCCATTTTCATATCCATAATCCAGAAAAACTAAGCAAAAGGCATTTGGCAACTCAATTTAATATTTCTGAAAATTATATCAGTGAATACTTTAAAAACAAAATGAATATTGGATTAAAAAAATATATGATTACTTATAAAATAAAGTTGGCAGAGACTAGATTAAAGTACACGAACTTAACAATTACTGAGATTGCCCAAGAATTAGGTTTTACAGATAGTAGTCATTTAGATAAAACATTTTTAAATATTAAAGGAGTTACTGCCAATACATTCAAGAAGAATAATAGCTAG
- a CDS encoding Hsp20/alpha crystallin family protein codes for MRNNDYLSPLTIDEREEFYDIRLKLSGACKWRFRVYWEDNMLVICGDKDKKNDAQEIDGCLQAFKRIIVLPAKIKSKESINYNFINSILKFKLYKK; via the coding sequence TTGAGAAATAATGATTATTTATCTCCATTAACTATCGATGAAAGAGAAGAATTCTATGATATTAGATTGAAACTTTCTGGTGCATGTAAGTGGAGATTTAGAGTATATTGGGAAGACAATATGCTTGTTATTTGTGGAGATAAAGACAAAAAAAATGATGCACAAGAAATAGATGGCTGTTTACAAGCGTTTAAACGTATTATAGTGCTTCCTGCGAAAATAAAATCAAAGGAAAGTATTAACTATAATTTTATAAATTCAATTTTAAAATTTAAACTTTATAAAAAATAG
- a CDS encoding sensor histidine kinase encodes MNNWLVRQIHFKYAYLAIIALLYFNCTGGYAQLDNSNGIDLTNISFENTNEVNLNSGWEFYWKQLITPNNFAEYTPQKIDQLHSWTNFKGKNGEKLPSFGYATYRLNLSISTKNTSNLSLYFPAAYASSKLWINGKFISEIGKVGKTKKEVLHRRFNQIIPLNTHETNFEIIIQVANFYHSKAGLDKTLKIGTSQHFNTVKSKRIVADMIFIGCLGFIGTFFIVFFLLYWNKDKAILYLGIACIGLAYMALSDRYAPFAQILDKLSWVLLTKIEYSSLFLAGTCASLFFSVIFERYVHKFYEYILKYSCLLLSILVIILPSPYFTKLIVPFLILMIINLIYVTYVIIRAMITGKLHDSILMLASTLLGSIVFYIHIFIFLGKNDNAIVYVNFGYVSVFLLLSMLLMVRFSSSFKQLETSTKLAVKQKNEITEKSNQLTEINQELKENLRQLESFNAELDSFNHIVSHDLKAPLVAMHSLVTFIEEDLESDLDDNAKNYFDLLKGRISKMNALINGLLEYSKVARGSKEKEIFSFNELLQEIIAIVNYKSDSIINIPDEDTTIHCSRIELEHVIQNLVSNSIKYNDKQKAIIDITVAKYQDEYLFSVSDNGPGIAPQYHQKIFEIFSKLDTNDEIESTGVGLSIVKKLVSENHGTITVESDLGKGTKINFTWKRED; translated from the coding sequence ATGAATAATTGGTTAGTGCGCCAGATACATTTCAAATATGCTTATCTAGCTATAATAGCTTTACTTTATTTTAATTGCACTGGTGGATACGCTCAGTTGGACAATTCTAATGGAATTGATTTAACAAATATTTCTTTTGAGAATACTAATGAAGTAAATTTAAATTCTGGTTGGGAATTTTACTGGAAACAACTAATTACACCAAATAATTTTGCTGAATACACACCTCAGAAAATAGATCAATTACACAGTTGGACTAACTTCAAAGGAAAAAATGGAGAAAAATTACCTTCTTTTGGTTATGCTACTTATAGATTGAATTTATCTATTTCTACTAAAAACACATCTAATCTTTCGTTATATTTTCCTGCTGCTTATGCTTCATCTAAACTATGGATAAATGGTAAATTTATTTCTGAGATTGGTAAAGTAGGTAAAACTAAAAAAGAAGTTTTACATAGGAGATTCAACCAAATAATTCCTTTAAATACTCACGAAACCAATTTTGAAATTATAATCCAAGTTGCAAATTTCTACCATAGTAAAGCTGGTTTAGACAAAACTCTAAAAATAGGAACCAGTCAACATTTTAATACTGTAAAATCAAAGCGTATTGTAGCAGATATGATATTTATTGGCTGCTTAGGTTTTATAGGTACTTTTTTTATTGTTTTCTTTCTACTCTATTGGAATAAAGATAAAGCTATTCTGTATTTAGGAATTGCTTGTATTGGATTAGCATATATGGCTTTGAGTGATCGTTATGCTCCTTTTGCCCAAATTTTAGATAAGTTAAGTTGGGTATTATTAACTAAAATAGAATACTCTTCTTTGTTTTTAGCAGGAACTTGTGCAAGTTTGTTCTTTTCGGTAATTTTTGAACGTTATGTGCATAAATTTTATGAATATATATTAAAATATAGCTGTTTACTTTTATCTATTCTAGTAATAATCTTACCATCACCATATTTTACAAAGCTTATTGTACCTTTTTTAATCTTAATGATTATCAACTTAATTTATGTAACATATGTGATTATTAGAGCTATGATAACTGGTAAACTACACGATTCTATTTTAATGTTAGCGAGCACATTGTTAGGTTCGATAGTTTTTTATATCCATATTTTTATTTTCTTAGGGAAAAACGATAACGCTATTGTGTACGTAAATTTTGGGTATGTTTCTGTATTCTTACTCTTATCTATGTTATTAATGGTTAGATTTTCATCTTCTTTTAAACAGTTAGAAACATCTACAAAGTTAGCAGTAAAGCAAAAGAATGAAATTACTGAAAAGTCAAATCAACTAACAGAAATTAATCAAGAACTAAAAGAAAATCTTAGACAGTTAGAGAGTTTTAATGCTGAGTTAGATAGTTTTAATCATATTGTTTCTCATGATTTAAAAGCTCCACTTGTTGCAATGCACTCTTTGGTAACTTTTATTGAAGAAGACTTAGAATCTGATTTAGATGATAATGCTAAAAATTATTTTGATCTACTAAAAGGTCGTATTTCAAAAATGAATGCGCTAATTAATGGTTTACTTGAATACTCTAAAGTAGCTAGAGGTAGTAAAGAGAAAGAAATTTTTAGTTTTAATGAATTATTACAGGAGATTATAGCAATTGTAAATTACAAAAGCGATAGTATAATCAATATTCCTGATGAGGATACAACTATTCATTGTAGTCGAATAGAACTAGAGCATGTTATACAAAATTTAGTTAGTAATTCAATAAAATATAACGATAAACAAAAAGCGATAATAGATATCACTGTTGCAAAATACCAAGACGAGTATTTGTTTTCAGTTTCAGATAATGGTCCAGGAATTGCTCCGCAGTATCACCAAAAAATATTTGAAATTTTTAGTAAACTAGATACAAATGATGAAATAGAAAGTACAGGTGTAGGTTTATCTATTGTAAAGAAATTAGTATCCGAAAATCATGGTACAATTACTGTAGAATCTGACCTTGGAAAAGGAACTAAAATTAATTTTACTTGGAAAAGAGAAGATTAA
- a CDS encoding Lrp/AsnC family transcriptional regulator → MKKFVLDEIDHQILDILIENARTPFTDIAKKLLVSAGTIHVRVKKMEDEGIIQGSTLTLDYEKMGYAFIAHVGIFLEKTSMTQHVIDNLRLIPNVTVAYVTAGKYNIFCKVRAKDTNDAKDIIYKIDEIHGVNRTETMISLEESINDKKRMMHAIFQDF, encoded by the coding sequence ATGAAGAAATTTGTATTAGACGAAATCGATCATCAAATATTAGATATTTTAATCGAAAATGCTAGAACTCCATTTACTGATATCGCTAAGAAATTATTAGTATCTGCAGGTACTATTCACGTGCGTGTTAAGAAAATGGAAGATGAAGGAATTATACAAGGGTCTACTTTAACATTAGATTACGAGAAAATGGGTTATGCATTTATAGCTCACGTTGGTATTTTCTTAGAAAAAACTTCAATGACTCAGCATGTTATTGATAATTTACGTTTAATACCAAATGTAACTGTAGCCTATGTTACTGCAGGAAAGTATAATATTTTCTGTAAAGTTAGAGCTAAAGACACTAATGACGCTAAAGACATTATCTATAAGATTGATGAAATTCATGGTGTAAATAGAACGGAAACAATGATTTCTTTAGAAGAAAGCATTAACGATAAAAAGCGTATGATGCACGCTATTTTCCAAGACTTTTAA
- a CDS encoding enoyl-CoA hydratase/isomerase family protein, which translates to MEYKNFQTFTAEQKGGILYVTINFGPVNVQGQEMLADLSSLCLRLERDRSVKVVVFQSSNDGYWVCHYDTNLLRDMSEEAVPRNEVKLLDLQAVLERLSNVPQATIAKIEGFARGGGHEMALALDMRFAARGKAKFMQMEVGMGILPCGGGASRMARQAGLGKALEIILGARDWDADEAEKFGTINKALNADEIGPYVDALAERISKFPAESIEACKRAVYASIDLPIADALQEEAYQLYQATSKTPAIKRFTVADENGAQFDHNNQKNWEGMLMDIQEIN; encoded by the coding sequence ATGGAATACAAAAATTTTCAAACGTTTACAGCAGAACAAAAAGGAGGAATCCTTTATGTAACAATCAATTTCGGACCAGTTAATGTTCAAGGTCAGGAAATGTTAGCAGATTTAAGCAGCTTATGTCTTCGATTAGAAAGAGACAGAAGTGTTAAAGTAGTAGTTTTTCAATCTTCAAACGATGGATATTGGGTTTGTCACTACGATACAAACTTATTAAGAGACATGTCTGAAGAAGCTGTTCCAAGAAACGAAGTAAAATTATTAGATCTTCAAGCTGTTTTAGAAAGGCTGAGCAATGTACCTCAAGCAACAATTGCTAAAATAGAAGGTTTTGCTCGTGGTGGTGGACATGAAATGGCTTTAGCATTAGATATGCGTTTTGCAGCCAGAGGAAAAGCTAAATTCATGCAAATGGAAGTTGGTATGGGAATTTTACCTTGTGGCGGTGGAGCTTCACGTATGGCTAGACAAGCTGGTTTAGGTAAAGCTTTAGAAATTATTTTAGGTGCTAGAGATTGGGATGCAGATGAAGCTGAAAAATTTGGAACAATTAATAAAGCTTTAAATGCAGATGAAATCGGACCGTATGTTGATGCTTTAGCAGAGCGTATCTCTAAATTCCCAGCAGAATCTATTGAAGCTTGTAAAAGAGCTGTATATGCTTCTATCGATTTACCAATTGCAGATGCTTTACAAGAAGAAGCTTATCAATTATATCAAGCAACTAGTAAAACTCCTGCAATTAAACGTTTTACTGTAGCTGATGAAAACGGAGCACAATTTGATCACAACAATCAGAAAAATTGGGAAGGTATGTTAATGGATATTCAAGAAATTAACTAA
- a CDS encoding M14 family zinc carboxypeptidase — MNTNITTSFLQELYPKIKEDKLFGKWITLSDVEPLIQLLNKDIFQVELLGESEEKRNIYKLKLGTGTKKIMIWSQMHGNESTGTKALFDLFKFFETYPDHHITRTILSNCTLTIIPMLNPDGSLAYTRVNAKEVDLNRDAVDLEACESILLRNTLDEFNPKFCFNLHDQRTIFGVEGKNQPATISFLAPSEEETRKITTGRKETMNVIIAMNELLQTIIPNQIGRYTDEFYPTATGDNFQKLGHNTILIEAGHYKDDYNREEVRKFNFYALLEGLYYISSTEDFSEYEAYFEIPNNNKQFFDVIHRYNDKEDIAYQYEDKIIDNQFVSTLKKHQEGNLKGHIGHNEIVFEY; from the coding sequence ATGAACACAAACATTACAACATCTTTTTTACAAGAACTATATCCAAAAATTAAAGAAGATAAGTTATTTGGAAAGTGGATAACTCTTTCAGATGTAGAACCATTAATACAATTACTTAATAAAGATATATTTCAAGTTGAATTGTTAGGTGAATCTGAAGAGAAAAGAAACATTTATAAATTAAAATTAGGAACAGGAACTAAAAAAATCATGATTTGGAGTCAAATGCATGGTAATGAAAGTACTGGTACAAAAGCACTTTTTGATTTATTTAAATTTTTCGAAACCTACCCAGATCATCATATTACAAGAACAATATTAAGTAATTGTACACTAACAATTATACCGATGTTAAATCCAGATGGATCTTTAGCCTATACAAGAGTTAACGCTAAAGAAGTTGATTTAAATCGTGATGCAGTAGATTTAGAAGCCTGTGAAAGTATATTGTTAAGAAACACATTAGATGAATTCAACCCTAAATTTTGCTTCAATTTACACGACCAAAGAACCATATTCGGAGTAGAAGGTAAAAATCAACCTGCTACAATTTCTTTTTTAGCACCTTCTGAAGAAGAAACAAGAAAAATTACTACGGGTAGAAAAGAGACTATGAACGTAATCATAGCAATGAATGAATTATTACAAACCATTATTCCAAATCAAATAGGAAGATATACAGACGAATTTTATCCAACTGCAACTGGTGATAATTTCCAAAAATTAGGTCATAACACTATCCTTATTGAAGCAGGTCATTACAAAGATGATTACAATAGGGAAGAAGTACGAAAATTTAACTTTTATGCTTTGCTAGAAGGATTATATTATATTTCTTCAACGGAAGACTTTTCTGAATATGAAGCTTATTTCGAGATTCCAAATAATAACAAACAATTTTTTGATGTAATTCATCGATATAATGATAAAGAAGATATAGCATATCAGTATGAAGATAAGATAATAGATAACCAATTCGTTTCTACGTTAAAAAAACATCAAGAAGGAAATTTAAAAGGGCATATTGGACACAACGAAATCGTTTTCGAGTATTAA
- a CDS encoding aminotransferase class V-fold PLP-dependent enzyme, protein MKSNETLTLEQYFQKFRDNIIGIDQKFTTPYGEKKLLYTDWTASGRLYRPIEDKLINDFGPFVANTHTETSTTGAAMTLAYHEARNIIKRHVNASSEDVLITEGSGMTGVVNKFQRILGLKVSENLKEHTTIPDEKRPIVFVSHMEHHSNQTSWIETIADVEVVPCNNEGLVCLEMFEKVIQKYKDRPIKIASIIGGSNVTGIKTDYHKVAALIHKYNGLCFVDFACCAPYVDINMHPENENEYLDAIFFSPHKFLGGPGSSGVLIFNKKLYKNVIPDNPGGGTVTYTNPWGEHDYIDDVETREDGGTPAFLQTIRIALSIQLKDQMGTANIKARENEINEILFSCLESLDGVHILAPNHKDRLSIFSFYFERYHFNLVVKLLNDRFGIQTRGGCSCAGTYGHFLLNVDRETSKSIENQILEGCNIEKPGWIRLSIHPTITTEELEFICNSLEELANNIEDWSNDYTYDPIKNDYVHNSVTPIEKELVKNWFSI, encoded by the coding sequence ATGAAGAGTAATGAAACTTTGACTTTAGAGCAGTATTTTCAAAAATTTAGAGATAATATTATAGGTATAGATCAAAAGTTTACAACACCTTATGGTGAAAAAAAACTATTGTATACCGATTGGACTGCTAGTGGACGTTTATATCGACCTATTGAAGATAAGTTGATCAACGATTTTGGTCCCTTCGTAGCTAATACACATACAGAAACATCGACTACTGGTGCGGCTATGACATTGGCTTATCATGAAGCTCGTAATATTATAAAACGTCACGTAAATGCTTCATCAGAAGACGTTTTAATTACTGAAGGTTCCGGTATGACAGGAGTTGTAAATAAGTTTCAAAGAATTTTAGGCTTAAAAGTTTCAGAAAACCTAAAAGAACATACCACAATTCCAGATGAAAAGAGACCAATAGTTTTTGTAAGTCATATGGAACATCACTCAAATCAAACATCATGGATTGAGACTATAGCAGATGTTGAAGTTGTACCTTGTAATAATGAAGGCTTAGTTTGCTTAGAAATGTTTGAAAAAGTCATTCAGAAGTATAAAGACAGACCTATTAAAATTGCTTCAATTATTGGAGGTTCAAACGTTACTGGTATAAAAACAGATTATCATAAAGTAGCCGCTTTAATTCATAAATATAACGGATTATGTTTTGTAGACTTTGCTTGTTGTGCTCCTTATGTTGATATTAATATGCATCCTGAAAATGAAAATGAATATTTAGATGCAATTTTCTTTTCACCACATAAATTTTTAGGAGGTCCAGGAAGCTCTGGAGTATTAATATTTAATAAAAAATTATACAAGAACGTTATTCCTGATAATCCAGGAGGAGGAACTGTAACTTATACAAACCCTTGGGGAGAACATGACTATATAGATGATGTTGAAACTAGGGAAGATGGAGGTACTCCTGCTTTTTTACAAACTATTCGTATAGCTTTATCTATTCAATTGAAAGATCAAATGGGAACTGCTAATATAAAAGCTAGAGAAAATGAAATTAATGAAATTCTATTTTCTTGTTTAGAATCTTTAGATGGTGTGCATATTTTAGCGCCTAATCATAAAGACCGGTTAAGCATTTTTTCTTTTTATTTTGAAAGATACCACTTTAATCTCGTTGTAAAATTATTAAATGATCGCTTTGGAATTCAAACAAGAGGTGGGTGTTCTTGTGCTGGAACCTATGGTCATTTCTTGTTAAATGTAGATCGAGAAACTTCTAAATCTATAGAGAATCAGATTTTAGAAGGTTGTAATATCGAAAAGCCAGGTTGGATACGTTTGTCTATTCATCCTACAATTACAACAGAAGAATTAGAATTTATCTGTAATTCATTAGAAGAATTAGCAAATAATATTGAAGATTGGTCTAATGACTACACTTACGATCCAATTAAAAATGATTATGTACACAATTCTGTTACTCCGATAGAGAAAGAATTAGTTAAAAATTGGTTTTCAATTTAA
- a CDS encoding nuclear transport factor 2 family protein, with the protein MNNPQTVFDSHMDAVATLNPELVIQDYTSDAIFITPDKTYKGKDEIFQFYQEFLPNFKDFDFITLKQEVHDNIVYFVWHGKNEHIAVQLATDTYITENGKIKQHTFAGIIN; encoded by the coding sequence ATGAACAATCCTCAAACAGTATTTGATAGTCATATGGATGCAGTTGCAACATTAAATCCAGAGCTAGTTATACAGGATTATACTTCTGATGCAATATTTATTACTCCAGATAAAACATATAAAGGAAAAGATGAAATCTTTCAATTTTATCAAGAGTTTCTTCCAAATTTTAAAGACTTCGATTTTATAACCCTAAAGCAAGAAGTTCACGATAACATTGTGTATTTCGTTTGGCACGGTAAGAATGAACATATCGCGGTTCAATTAGCCACAGATACTTATATCACTGAAAACGGAAAAATTAAGCAACACACTTTCGCAGGAATCATCAATTAA